A region from the Haliaeetus albicilla chromosome 16, bHalAlb1.1, whole genome shotgun sequence genome encodes:
- the RNF141 gene encoding RING finger protein 141, whose amino-acid sequence MRTSFYGTEVKNFTMGQQISNHTQTVINKLPEKVAKHASLVQESGFLTYEEFLGRVAELNDVTEKLASGQDKHLLFEVQPGSDSSAFWKVVVRIICTKINKASGIVEASRILNLYQFIQLYKDITSQAAGVLAQSGTSEEAAESLMSVSSCQASLWMGRVKLLTDEEECCICMDGRADLILPCAHSFCQKCIDKWSDRHRSCPVCRRQVTGASDSWVVSDAPTEDDIATYILNMVDEAGQPHRP is encoded by the exons ATGAGAACTTCTTTCTACGGAACTGAGGTGAAGAACTTCACCATGGGTCAACAAATTTCAAACCACACACAAACTGTAATTAACAAGTTGCCAGAAAAAGTAGCAAAGCATGCCTCTTTGGTTCAAGAAAGTGGTTTCCTAACGTATGAAGAGTTTCTGGGAAGAGTAGCTGAACTTAATGATGT taCTGAAAAATTGGCTTCTGGACAAGACAAACATCTGTTATTTGAGGTGCAGCCTGGTTCTGattcttctgctttctggaaGGTGGTCGTTCGGATAATATGTACTAAA ATAAATAAAGCAAGTGGCATCGTGGAAGCTTCCCGAATCTTGAACTTGTATCAGTTCATTCAACTTTATAAAGATATCACCAGTCAAGCAGCAGGAGTTCTTGCACAGAGTGGTACTTCTGAAGAAGCTGCTGAGAGTTTGATGTCTGTGTCATCTTGTCAGGCCAGCTTGTGGATGGGAAG ggtTAAACTGTTGACAGATGAAGAGGAATGTTGCATCTGCATGGATGGGCGTGCTGATTTAATCTTGCCGTGTGCTCACAGTTTCTGTCAGAAATGCATTGATAAATG GAGTGATCGTCACAGAAGCTGTCCTGTCTGCCGTCGGCAAGTGACTGGGGCAAGTGATTCTTGGGTGGTCTCAGATGCACCTACAGAAGATGATATTGCTACTTATATACTTAACATGGTAGATGAGGCGGGCCAGCCTCACAGACCCTGA
- the LYVE1 gene encoding lymphatic vessel endothelial hyaluronic acid receptor 1 produces MATYFGVTSAVFFVWIMTFMAQNYFITGSILSPCRITGVGIYLEEKVNFSEASNACNQLNLQLASKDQVEKALKHGFETCSYGWVKDGLVVIPRITSNKKCGKGNVGLVPWYAEPFKTFKVYCFNSSDVQINSCKPDPTTTILPSSSAPTDLTAYSGSDLIENITAVPHVTESEQSLKNIKFRVICITETILPTEGTTTKMPEEHSPIDSPNYTSHAAFKNDAIVFGGIPTALLVLAVIFFIISVVLAVCYIKKYKQTFPFSNKNQQKEMVETTALKETKSNDKTPEKETTNNGKKVEESKTKPEATVKCLEAEV; encoded by the exons GTTCCATTCTTTCACCTTGCAGGATCACAGGTGTAGGAATTTATCTTGAGGAGAAAGTTAATTTCTCAGAAGCAAGTAATGCATGTAATCAACTGAATCTACAATTGGCAAGTAAAGACCAAGTTGAAAAGGCTTTGAAACATGGCTTTGAAACATGCAG CTATGGATGGGTAAAAGATGGATTGGTTGTCATTCCTCGGATAACATCAAACAAAAAATGTGGTAAGGGCAACGTTGGACTAGTGCCATGGTATGCTGAACCCTTTAAAACATTTAAGGTTTACTGCTTCAATTCCTCAG atGTTCAGATTAATTCATGTAAACCAGATCCAACTACAACCATACTACCTTCATCAAGTGCACCAACGGACTTAACTGCATATTCAGGCTCTGATTTGATTGAGAACATCACAGCAGTGCCCCATGTGACTGAGTCAGAACAATCCctgaaaaacataaaattcCGCGTAATATGTATAACTGAAACTATATTGCCAACAGAGGGGACTACTACAAAAATGCCAGAGGAACACTCACCGATCGACTCTCCTAACTACACTTCCCATGCTGCTTTTAAGAATGATGCCATTGTCTTTGGAG GCATCCCCACTGCACTTCTTGTTCTGGCAGTCATCTTCTTCATTATTTCAGTTGTTCTAGCAGTCTGCTATATCAAAAa GTACAAGCAAACCTTCCCATTTTCAAACAAGaatcagcaaaaagaaatggtTGAAACTACTGCTCTCAAAGAGACTAAGTCAAATGACAAAACACCTGAGAAGGAAACAACGAATAATGGAAAAAAGGTAGAAGAGTCTAAAACCAAGCCTGAGGCAACAGTAAAATGTCTAGAAGCAGAAGTTTAA